A window from Vicia villosa cultivar HV-30 ecotype Madison, WI unplaced genomic scaffold, Vvil1.0 ctg.000493F_1_1, whole genome shotgun sequence encodes these proteins:
- the LOC131628936 gene encoding flowering time control protein FPA-like, whose amino-acid sequence MSNRGGRDRDRSRRDYPSRYEDNKGNGGSGRGGSSSNSGGNPPSRHLWVGNLPHNIVEDELAHPFIRFGPLEKVAFQPGRSYAFINFEVDEDAIDAMRSLQGFPLAGNPLRIEFAKADKPSAVTRDEDYSRDERRPAIRGSPFPQREFRGRHGSPEPHYSDKSKLSDKNPEPSEVLWIGFPAQLKVDESILDRAFSPFGEIVKISTFPGRSYAFVRYRNQTSACRAIDALKGKLFGNPRVHICFAKSESGSSSSGKSSFNGPRSPSYKSSGRGGSSENFRQDWSFGGEQNISSPNMLGNWDSRDSDFNNRGSSWAGGAHAYEPRKVGEKGGPLGVSQEFYEHKNSPSRERHFLQGDFPQNYPQRGPFFEDPHGLPEDAPYLHVAKKLKSGSSPSDRELPEYAFSELERQKHVFPRPLPDFPHREAFDKSFDAGNFNYGQTFNHPPSSPLVRMDRHDGWKPYDSFQMGPGALQSNFIEKKRFTPEPDHSSSSEWKWEGTIAKGGTPICRARCFPVGKVLDIALPEFLDCTARTSLDMLSKHYYQAVGVWVVFFVPGSDADIEFYNEFMHYLEEKQRAAVSKVDDKTTLFLVPPSEFSEKVLKVPGKLSISGVILRLEYPGLNQGSMHIEREMKNENLPNMYPNSSFPSARMPTNPPSISELGNSGIRSNLSFHGNKFPAAPLVSNSAHYEAGISESYDGRNHDYPSIQPQPSGPNWPPHNPHNFNSNRALPSHPFSGAVEPIAEERHPIMNVNTTQHSSGNSGIPFGGNSRSQHQEMRNFDPSTPVGSLQPEQLAQLAATLLEQQRHLGSSMSTSAVSDPRQNRFNESEASSRPSYAAENNLANSEFSTSQFGHHGLQLQKQQQQQQQQQQQMMPNAPQFSQAQRELPREVNGNQQLADHGLQEDGDADPQRRLQATLKLAATLLQQIHQEKGN is encoded by the exons ATG TCAAATCGAGGTGGAAGGGATCGGGATCGGTCTAGGAGGGACTATCCTTCAAGATATGAAGACAATAAGGGGAATGGTGGTTCTGGGCGCGGTGGTAGTAGCAGCAATAGTGGTGGTAATCCTCCTTCCAGGCACCTTTGGGTTGGGAATCTACCCCACAACATTGTAGAAGATGAACTTGCTCATCCTTTCATAAGATTTGGACCGCTGGAAAAAGTTGCATTTCAGCCTGGGAGAAGCTATGCTTTCATCAATTTTGAAGTGGATGAAGATGCCATTGATGCCATGAGATCGCTGCAGGGTTTTCCTCTTGCTGGCAACCCGCTTAGAATCGAGTTTGCAAAGGCG GACAAGCCCTCGGCAGTAACACGTGATGAAGATTATTCTCGTGATGAGCGCAGACCAGCGATAAGGGGGTCTCCTTTCCCCCAACGAGAGTTTAGAGGACGTCATGGTAGCCCTGAACCACATTATTCTGACAAATCCAAATTGAGTGATAAAAATCCAGAGCCCAGTGAGGTTTTGTGGATTGGGTTCCCAGCTCAGTTAAAGGTGGATGAATCAATTTTGGATAGGGCTTTTTCTCCATTTGGTGAGATTGTGAAGATTTCAACATTTCCAGGTCGTAGTTATGCGTTTGTTCGCTATAGAAATCAGACTTCAGCATGCAGAGCAATAGATGCTCTGAAGGGAAAATTATTTGGGAATCCCCGCGTACATATTTGTTTTGCCAAGAGTGAATCAGGTTCATCAAGCAGTGGGAAGAGCTCATTTAATGGCCCTCGATCCCCATCATACAAGTCAAGTGGCCGTGGTGGATCTTCTGAGAACTTTAGGCAGGATTGGAGCTTTGGTGGGGAGCAGAACATTAGTTCTCCGAATATGTTAGGGAATTGGGATTCTCGAGATTCTGATTTTAACAACAGGGGTTCTTCATGGGCTGGTGGAGCTCACGCATATGAGCCAAGGAAAGTTGGAGAGAAGGGCGGTCCACTAGGAGTATCACAAGAATTCTATGAACATAAAAATAGTCCATCAAGAGAAAGACACTTTCTTCAGGGTGATTTTCCACAGAATTATCCTCAAAGAGGTCCATTTTTTGAAGATCCGCATGGCTTGCCTGAAGATGCACCTTATCTTCATGTGGCTAAAAAGCTAAAGAGTGGTTCTTCTCCTTCTGACAGAGAGCTTCCAGAGTATGCTTTTTCTGAACTAGAAAGACAAAAACATGTTTTCCCTAGACCATTACCTGATTTTCCTCATCGCGAAGCTTTTGACAAAAGCTTTGATGCTGGAAACTTCAATTATGGACAAACATTTAATCACCCACCAAGTTCGCCTCTGGTTCGCATGGATAGACATGATGGCTGGAAACCTTATGATAGTTTCCAAATGGGTCCTGGTGCTCTCCAATCAAATTTTATTGAGAAAAAAAGATTTACACCTGAACCTGatcattcatcttcatctgagTGGAAATGGGAAGGAACCATTGCTAAAGGTGGGACCCCTATTTGTCGCGCCCGCTGCTTTCCTGTAGGGAAAGTCCTTGATATCGCATT ACCTGAATTCTTGGACTGCACTGCAAGAACTAGTCTAGACATGCTTTCGAAACATTACTACCAAGCAGTTGGTGTTTGGGTTGTTTTCTTTGTGCCGGGAAGTGACGCTGACATTGAATTCTACAATGAGTTTATGCATTATCTGGAGGAAAAGCAGCGAGCTGCTGTTTCCAAAGTGGATGACAAGACAACCTTATTTCTTGTACCTCCATCAGAGTTCTCAGAGAAAGTGTTAAAGGTACCTGGTAAATTGAGTATATCTGGTGTTATTCTTAGGTTGGAATATCCTGGTTTAAACCAAGGTTCTATGCACATTGAAAGAGAAATGAAAAACGAAAACCTCCCGAACATGTATCCAAATTCATCTTTTCCATCCGCACGCATGCCTACAAACCCACCATCTATTTCAGAATTGGGTAATTCTGGAATCAGAAGCAACCTTTCATTTCATGGAAACAAATTTCCAGCAGCTCCATTAGTATCGAATTCGGCCCATTATGAAGCTGGCATATCTGAGTCCTATGATGGAAGAAATCACGACTATCCATCCATCCAGCCACAGCCATCAGGACCAAACTGGCCTCCTCACAATCCGCATAACTTCAACTCTAACAGAGCTTTACCTTCACATCCATTCAGCGGTGCTGTTGAACCTATTGCCGAGGAGCGTCACCCCATCATGAATGTAAATACAACTCAACATTCCAGTGGAAATTCTGGTATTCCATTTGGCGGCAACAGCAGGTCACAACATCAGGAAATGAGAAATTTCGATCCTTCAACCCCTGTGGGATCCCTGCAACCAGAACAGCTGGCACAACTAGCTGCAACTCTTCTTGAGCAGCAGAGGCATTTGGGAAGCTCTATGAGCACATCTGCAGTAAGTGATCCCAGACAGAACAGATTTAATGAGTCTGAAGCCTCATCCAGACCATCATATGCTGCAGAAAATAACCTAGCGAACTCTGAGTTCTCGACATCTCAGTTTGGTCATCACGGTCTACAGTTGCAAAAGCaacagcagcaacaacaacaacaacaacagcaaatgATGCCAAATGCGCCACAGTTCTCACAGGCTCAAAGAGAATTACCAAGAGAAGTTAATGGAAATCAGCAGTTGGCAGATCATGGGTTGCAGGAAGACGGAGACGCAGATCCACAGAGACGTTTACAAGCAACACTAAAGCTGGCTGCTACTCTACTTCAGCAAATCCATCAAGAAAAAGGGAATTGA